From Fusarium oxysporum f. sp. lycopersici 4287 chromosome 13, whole genome shotgun sequence, one genomic window encodes:
- a CDS encoding hypothetical protein (At least one base has a quality score < 10): protein MADRSTPRSQPQYEPVESEEHELRHLTQQHDVPYSTASAGGNKNGAVFSSDSLERQSGKTDPASWRLKTILKKWRMQALEASIRKKKNRQVPIVKDRFTAILAALVHLPAIAGIITLSFYIFKNYYIGKELEGKPDYDVEKKLGIQFAAKLMEMFIVLSLNAIVFSMIRHEFTIGQSVPYGALVAGQQISEISFLWSEEFLSIVKGKFSQTWKKIGFIITVFVCTIMALGASSLSAVAMMPQEGDWRAGGSFVYFNGTRDELFPGVLTEENTGGSACSVTGNERCPSWQWDVINSQLISKLPLSGEVDNGLFIRRPPSEILVAGYSSTLVNLVVDVREKWFNLNSPNHTVARMPHLGPAEACITTSLHWEQAADDSAKRKQTRFNNFQKLAHKLNAPMPITNTRCELTSVTDAKAKTILFPDFVAFPPTTLNVTKDVVSEWLSDTLPDLNKPEVLWFDSAPVIANSSVGVVVAVPSNKSREAADIYGCMIDARWITTELSGDAVSLASKGYPPFSGSIATALGGSWIGSPGYGQRVHLAPSFAKYLNPLDSRTNRTVIHEMLLNSGVWTADGKGSKSTAHLEAVLGSLAANGLGRSNPNVTAITTLADPDGEWWRSFMPQDGKVFGPGGSPYAVSDEDKARLFSAEMETWVTGFAFADNSLTMRGAMAVFYVYALLVIAYAIWSIWSGITSSSWESVPDLLALALADQGSSLTSRGFSKRGPRIYEKTFVFLQMEIH, encoded by the coding sequence ATGGCCGATAGATCGACACCAAGGTCACAGCCTCAGTACGAGCCCGTTGAATCGGAAGAACACGAACTGCGTCACTTAACACAACAGCATGATGTTCCTTATAGTACGGCATCAGCCGGCGGCAACAAAAATGGTGCTGTATTCTCCTCCGACAGCCTGGAGAGGCAGTCCGGGAAGACAGACCCAGCGAGTTGGAGACTGAAGACAATCTTGAAGAAATGGCGCATGCAAGCCCTCGAAGCATCAAtccgaaagaagaagaaccgACAGGTACCCATCGTCAAAGACCGGTTCACTGCCATACTAGCTGCTCTGGTGCATCTTCCAGCCATTGCTGGAATCATTACCTTAAGCTTCTACATCTTCAAGAACTACTACATCGGTAAGGAACTTGAAGGCAAGCCCGATTACGATGTCGAGAAGAAACTCGGTATCCAATTTGCTGCGAAGCTCATGGAAATGTTCATCGTGCTGTCACTCAACGCTATCGTCTTTTCCATGATCCGACACGAGTTTACGATCGGCCAGTCTGTTCCATACGGCGCCCTTGTAGCTGGACAGCAAATATCCGAGATCAGCTTCCTGTGGTCTGAGGAGTTCTTGAGTATTGTGAAGGGGAAGTTCTCTCAGACTTGGAAGAAGatcggcttcatcatcaccgtcTTCGTTTGCACGATCATGGCGCTGGGGGCGTCGTCGCTCAGTGCCGTTGCGATGATGCCGCAGGAAGGAGACTGGAGAGCGGGCGGCAGTTTCGTCTACTTCAATGGTACCAGAGATGAATTGTTTCCTGGCGTCCTGACTGAGGAAAACACAGGCGGATCTGCCTGTAGTGTTACTGGGAATGAGCGTTGCCCTTCTTGGCAATGGGATgtcatcaacagccagctcatctccaagctcCCACTATCAGGTGAAGTGGATAATGGCTTGTTCATCAGACGACCACCGAGCGAGATTCTAGTCGCCGGATACTCTTCGACACTGGTCAATCTCGTAGTGGATGTCAGAGAGAAATGGTTCAACCTGAACAGCCCAAACCATACGGTCGCCAGAATGCCGCATCTCGGACCCGCTGAAGCTTGCATCACAACGTCACTGCACTGGGAACAAGCTGCGGACGATTCAGCCAAGAGAAAACAGACTCGATTCAACAACTTCCAAAAGCTTGCCCATAAGCTCAATGCACCGATGCCAATCACCAACACGAGATGTGAGCTGACGTCCGTGACCGACGCCAAAGCAAAGACAATCTTGTTCCCCGACTTTGTGGCCTTCCCACCAACAACGCTGAACGTCACAAAGGACGTCGTGAGTGAATGGCTATCAGACACTCTGCCTGACTTGAACAAACCCGAAGTGTTGTGGTTTGACTCAGCACCAGTCATTGCCAACAGCTCTGTTGGTGTCGTGGTCGCCGTGCCGTCCAACAAGTCACGCGAGGCAGCCGATATTTACGGATGTATGATCGATGCACGTTGGATCACCACTGAGCTGAGTGGAGATGCAGTCTCGCTGGCCAGCAAAGGATACCCGCCATTCTCAGGGTCTATTGCCACAGCGCTTGGGGGCTCTTGGATTGGAAGCCCGGGCTACGGTCAACGCGTCCATCTCGCACCTAGCTTCGCCAAATACCTCAACCCTCTTGACTCTAGAACGAACCGAACCGTCATACATGAAATGCTTCTCAACAGTGGCGTATGGACAGCTGATGGGAAGGGTTCGAAGTCCACGGCGCATCTGGAGGCAGTTCTTGGATCATTGGCGGCTAACGGCTTGGGCCGATCAAATCCGAACGTCACTGCCATTACAACCCTTGCTGATCCAGATGGTGAATGGTGGAGGAGCTTTATGCCGCAGGACGGTAAGGTGTTTGGTCCTGGTGGCAGCCCATATGCTGTGTCAGACGAGGACAAAGCTCGTCTTTTCAGCGCAGAGATGGAGACGTGGGTGACAGGGTTCGCGTTTGCTGACAACAGCTTGACCATGCGCGGAGCCATGGCTGTCTTTTACGTCTATGCACTCCTTGTCATCGCGTACGCGATCTGGTCTATCTGGTCAGGCATTacttcatcttcatgggAGTCTGTGCCGGAccttctcgctctcgctcttGCGGATCAAGGATCGAGTCTGACTTCGAGGGGATTTAGCAAAAGGGGACCCCGGATATATGAGAAAACTTTTGTATTTCTGCAGATGGAAATACACTGA